From Pseudoleptotrichia goodfellowii, a single genomic window includes:
- a CDS encoding type I phosphomannose isomerase catalytic subunit, protein MLYPLKFKKVFIEKVWGGREFETKLNMKLPENKKIGESWEISAHPNGMSIVENGELAGKTLQEVYDEYKEKLVGNKVYNEYKDRFPLLIKYLDVNDRLSIQVHPDDETALKNHNELGKSESWYIMEASDDAVLIMGMKPGITKEQFLTKAENNDFEGMFEEKSVKKGDFIDIVPGTVHASLKGSVLFAEIQENSDITYRIYDFDRIENGVKRKLHIKESADTIDFDRKVNIVNTDFKENETRKNLIRKKYYSIDKIKINKTFDDRNNESMIIYSILEGKGTINQDDYSLEIRKGESILVPPHMNVTLKGDLQILRTVIE, encoded by the coding sequence ATGCTGTATCCGTTAAAATTTAAGAAAGTATTTATTGAAAAAGTCTGGGGAGGACGGGAATTTGAGACAAAACTGAATATGAAACTTCCTGAAAATAAGAAAATAGGTGAATCCTGGGAAATATCGGCTCATCCCAACGGAATGAGTATCGTTGAAAACGGAGAACTTGCAGGTAAAACTTTACAGGAAGTTTACGATGAGTATAAAGAAAAACTTGTAGGAAATAAAGTTTACAATGAATACAAAGACAGATTTCCTTTACTTATTAAATATCTTGATGTAAATGACAGACTGTCCATACAGGTTCATCCCGATGATGAAACGGCTTTGAAAAATCATAATGAATTGGGAAAAAGTGAATCATGGTATATTATGGAAGCAAGCGACGATGCCGTTCTTATAATGGGAATGAAACCGGGAATTACGAAAGAACAGTTTTTAACAAAAGCCGAAAATAATGATTTTGAAGGAATGTTTGAAGAAAAGTCTGTTAAAAAAGGAGATTTTATTGATATTGTGCCGGGAACGGTACACGCTTCACTGAAAGGAAGTGTGCTTTTTGCTGAAATACAGGAAAATTCCGATATTACTTACAGAATTTATGATTTTGACAGAATTGAAAACGGTGTGAAGAGAAAACTGCATATTAAAGAGTCTGCAGATACTATCGATTTTGACAGAAAAGTGAATATTGTAAATACTGACTTCAAAGAAAATGAAACAAGAAAAAATTTAATAAGAAAAAAATATTATTCTATTGATAAAATCAAAATAAACAAAACTTTTGACGACAGAAATAATGAAAGTATGATTATTTACTCTATTTTGGAAGGAAAAGGAACAATAAATCAGGATGATTACTCACTGGAAATCAGAAAAGGAGAATCGATACTTGTTCCTCCTCATATGAATGTAACATTAAAAGGAGATCTCCAAATATTGAGAACTGTTATAGAATAA
- a CDS encoding sugar transferase yields the protein MKIEKNTKISGIYIIVLYIIYNILLNNFGYSIKYLTNFLFMIFIFTEFVFGQLDFYAERFRYKDVFINLGIDFIFSIIIFVFLRDWDIFLIFSIIFIFQVIFRRQICLKHVKKQRVLIFGSNHIVNNVQKDLINSPDYEYIGYISNNKNKATEYLVGRYDEMEKIIKEKEIDALVIVKDIKSESFKEYLKRIFDLKINGLKVLSYEEFNESIQKKIDINQIDEEWLLESNGFDILSNESQRNIKRGLDLIIAFILMIVLSPIALITAIIIKLESPGPVIFKQVRIGQNMKKFKIYKFRSMKIHDSTKYPKYTKDDDDRVTPFGNFIRKTRIDELPQLFCIVKGTMSFVGPRPEWDLLAEEYNEKIPYYNLRHMIKPGITGWAQVMYPYGESAEDAKKKLEYDLYYLKNQDLIMDVLTIMKTAKIVLFGKGK from the coding sequence ATGAAAATTGAGAAAAACACAAAAATATCGGGAATTTACATAATAGTCCTGTATATAATTTACAATATACTTTTAAATAACTTCGGTTATTCTATAAAATATTTGACAAATTTCCTGTTTATGATTTTCATTTTTACGGAATTTGTATTCGGACAACTTGATTTTTATGCTGAAAGATTCAGATATAAAGACGTGTTTATAAATTTAGGAATAGATTTTATATTTTCCATTATAATATTTGTTTTTTTAAGAGACTGGGATATATTTTTAATTTTTTCAATAATTTTCATTTTTCAGGTAATATTCAGAAGACAGATATGTTTAAAACATGTGAAAAAACAGAGAGTCCTTATTTTCGGCTCCAATCATATAGTGAACAATGTTCAGAAAGATTTGATAAACAGCCCGGACTATGAATATATAGGATATATTTCAAATAATAAAAACAAAGCGACAGAATATCTTGTCGGAAGATATGATGAGATGGAAAAAATAATTAAAGAAAAGGAAATAGATGCTCTGGTAATAGTTAAAGATATAAAAAGTGAGAGTTTTAAAGAATATCTGAAAAGAATTTTCGATTTGAAAATAAATGGTTTGAAAGTTCTCAGTTACGAAGAATTTAACGAGAGTATACAAAAAAAAATAGATATAAATCAGATAGATGAAGAATGGCTTCTGGAATCAAACGGCTTTGATATATTAAGTAATGAAAGCCAGAGAAACATTAAAAGGGGACTGGATCTGATAATAGCATTTATTTTAATGATAGTATTATCTCCGATAGCACTTATAACTGCAATAATAATAAAACTCGAATCGCCGGGTCCCGTTATATTTAAACAGGTCCGTATAGGTCAGAATATGAAAAAATTTAAAATATACAAATTCAGAAGTATGAAAATACATGACAGTACAAAATATCCCAAATATACAAAAGATGATGATGACAGAGTAACTCCTTTCGGAAACTTTATAAGAAAGACAAGAATAGACGAATTGCCTCAGTTGTTCTGTATTGTGAAAGGAACAATGAGTTTTGTAGGTCCAAGACCCGAATGGGATTTACTTGCAGAAGAATACAATGAAAAAATACCTTATTATAATTTAAGACATATGATAAAACCCGGAATTACAGGATGGGCACAGGTGATGTATCCTTACGGGGAAAGTGCGGAAGATGCAAAGAAAAAACTCGAATATGATTTATACTATTTAAAAAATCAGGATTTAATAATGGATGTTCTGACAATTATGAAAACAGCAAAAATAGTATTATTCGGAAAAGGGAAATAA